In Populus nigra chromosome 1, ddPopNigr1.1, whole genome shotgun sequence, one genomic interval encodes:
- the LOC133701035 gene encoding probable 2' cyclic ADP-D-ribose synthase BdTIR, which produces MHRSSIVNFPRQFLRQYPSIQPAVTSRIAKPCDVFINHRGIDTKRTVVTLLYDHLFRLNLHPFLDNKNMKPGDKLFDNINSAIRKCKVGVTVFSPRYCESYFCLHELALIMESKKKVIPIFCDIKPSQLRVVNDGKCPMEDIRRFRWALEEAKYTVGLTFDSLKGNWSEVVTSASDIVIETLVWRWAGHGGRGRGSLRAVVLVVAVEEMGVVQPCAGMGRLEVCQTGEGGVEASLCRVELEMTMGKMIGGREADPFWGYGRLAEGRMVEKGRSVEMGVVRGEGSNMVAVL; this is translated from the exons ATGCATCGCTCTTCAATTGTAAACTTCCCACGCCAATTTCTCCGTCAATACCCCTCAATACAGCCGGCGGTTACCAGTCGTATTGCCAAACCTTGTGATGTGTTCATTAACCATCGAGGGATCGACACAAAGCGCACGGTTGTTACTTTGCTTTATGATCACCTTTTCCGGTTAAACCTACACCCCTTCTTGGACAACAAGAACATGAAGCCAGGAGACAAGTTGTTCGATAATATCAACAGTGCAATAAGGAAATGTAAGGTTGGGGTGACTGTGTTTTCTCCTCGGTATTGCGAGTCATATTTTTGCCTTCATGAACTAGCTCTTATTATGGAGTCAAAGAAGAAGGTTATTCCTATCTTTTGTGACATCAAGCCCTCACAACTTCGAGTTGTGAACGATGGGAAATGTCCCATGGAGGATATCCGGAGGTTTCGCTGGGCACTTGAAGAGGCTAAGTATACTGTAGGGCTCACGTTCGACTCCTTGAAAGG GAACTGGTCGGAGGTTGTAACAAGTGCGTCGGATATTGTCATTGAAACCTTG GTCTGGCGGTGGGCAGGTCATGGTGGACGCGGACGGGGTTCGCTTCGAGCTGTTGTTCTGGTCGTTGCTGTTGAGGAGATGGGAGTG GTCCAGCCGTGTGCGGGGATGGGGAGGCTTGAGGTGTGCCAGACGGGAGAGGGAGGTGTTGAGGCCAGTCTCTGTCGGGTGGAGCTGGAAATGACAATGGGGAAAATGATCGGGGGAAGAGAGGCAGATCCCTTCTGGGGTTATGGTCGGTTGGCTGAGGGAAGAATGGTTGAGAAGGGAAGATCTGTGGAAATGGGGGTTGTGAGAGGAGAAGGGAGTAATATGGTGGCTGTTTTGTAG
- the LOC133699631 gene encoding COP1-interacting protein 7-like, with protein sequence MDSRTFLDHAFFQLTPTRTRCDLVIYAGGVNERLASGLLEPFLQHLKTAKDQISKGGYSISLRPLSPNAFWFTKATLQRFVRFVSSPEVLERFVTIETEIEQIESSFQSNELLNGDAEGASGNYQKSTVSSKSKGNQNGSSDGVQEENSKVRLQRALETRKAVLHKEQAMAYARALVTGFEPDFINDLICFADAFGASRLREACINFMELCKKKNQDRLWMDEIAAMQASQLELPYLGTSGIVLSGEENYPGQIGGFSGGKQNSSMDASDSATSPGSLEQNPDSGFPPSAQMQSTDGKAHVPMSWPNHHPQFMHNFQGPGFQQMPPYQGYLFPGMRVGSPYFPGNMQWPPNVDDSSLGRDWEPDDRENRKSSSRSKKKSSHRKERQASSQDQSTEPSDSSSETESDEHLQSDKKRSLVDKMHRKKHGKKSSRKVVIRNINYITSMKDGEKGSISDCTSDEDEFIDGESLKQQVQEAVGSLERRHKSTSRQHKKSQRSTIDGSNDAIDQEGKNIMANNLDGEKGKDHWGAFQSLLMQEREPNSFGIEPDPPQIQRDDITAKSYEEGRSLEFNLGSEGIRKQRALSDDSFIATKRDSGNEGESRIENFEAGANAHPMIKKRDSTYEELLFSQRAGESGNYPIIADYSTESPIPKSKKEGDWFISSQLDRSVNMDDHRDHKAFSCDYDSSLTGEHFQTEKNKKDVLVDDSFMIQARPLVDDQSDSLLRTDISIAPDVVEATQYENGRTEISLDKSKVFHVHEPDDLYMVLGRDSAAEIALSSWTPEMDYETNAVQDKLPSNSMDTNGKKGGNPGKKVAGKEARSKVPNGSLGRSKSDIMSRTKKPTSASRTTLLKSKSEKEEENRKRMEELSIERQKRIAERSSGGSGPATSKRIPAGKVPTAISIKNEKPKTQSPSQDTKKPVFRSSTIDRLATARATPKLPSTASKAAQPKKATLKANVLSQKAAGAGNTSPNTVKSDINRKKDGTIATAEKPVDLIPTQASQSAEGINDFKDIKELQSVSSAKNKAGNMISGDSLDDKGCNGDSLHKDSSAGDEGFSKVAPVVCEYIETPGDHGEYTSETTIHRVPESPNKALNLCAVNIRENGGFSEILELPEKSEIEISTPPPDEINPEPIHSRKKWNSDENSPKAAKGFRKLLLFGRKGRATAAN encoded by the exons ATGGATTCAAGAacttttcttgatcatgcttTCTTTCAACTCACACCCACTAGAACCAG GTGTGATCTGGTGATTTATGCTGGTGGCGTGAATGAGAGATTGGCATCTGGGCTTTTAGAACCATTCCTTCAACACTTAAAAACTGCTAAAGATCAGATATCAAAAGGAGGGTATTCCATTTCTCTTCGTCCTCTGTCTCCTAATGCCTTCTGGTTCACTAAAGCCACTCTCCAAAG ATTCGTGAGGTTTGTCAGCTCACCAGAAGTTCTTGAGAGATTTGTGACAATAGAGACAGAAATAGAGCAGATTGAGAGTTCATTTCAATCAAATGAGCTATTAAATGGAGATGCAGAAG GTGCTTCTGGGAATTACCAAAAGTCAACTGTCTCATCTAAG TCCAAAGGAAATCAAAATGGAAGCAGTGATGGTGTACAAGAAGAAAATTCcaa GGTTCGTCTTCAACGTGCTTTGGAAACTAGGAAAGCTGTTCTTCACAAAGAGCAAGCAATGGCATATGCCCGTGCCTTGGTCACTGGATTTGAACCAGACTTTATAAATGATCTTATCTGCTTTGCTGATGCTTTTGGAGCTTCACGTTTAAG GGAAGCATGCATAAATTTCATGGAACTATGCAAGAAGAAGAATCAAGATCGGCTTTGGATGGATGAAATAGCAGCAATGCAGGCATCGCAGCTGGAATTGCCTTATCTGGGAACTTCTGGTATTGTACTTTCCGGTGAGGAAAATTACCCTGGTCAAATTGGTGGTTTCTCTGGTGGGAAGCAGAATAGTTCAATGGATGCATCAGACTCGGCTACAAGTCCTGGAAGTTTAGAACAAAACCCAG ATAGTGGTTTTCCACCATCAGCTCAGATGCAATCAACTGATGGGAAAGCTCATGTGCCAATGTCATGGCCAAACCATCATCCTCAGTTCATGCACAATTTTCAAGGTCCTGGATTTCAACAAATGCCCCCGTATCAAGGCTACCTTTTTCCTGGTATGCGGGTTGGGTCTCCATATTTTCCAGGGAACATGCAATGGCCTCCAAATGTTGATGATTCTAGCCTTGGTCGAGATTGGGAACCTGATGATCGTGAGAATCGTAAATCATCCTCCAGGAGCAAGAAGAAGTCTTCTCATCGAAAAGAACGGCAAGCTTCTAGTCAAGATCAATCCACTGAGCCCAGTGATTCCAGCTCAGAGACCGAATCAGATGAACATCTGCAAAGTGACAAAAAGAGGTCTTTGGTGGATAAGATGCACAGGAAAAAGCATGGGAAGAAGTCCTCAAGAAAGGTTGTCATTCGCAACATCAATTACATTACTTCAATGAAGGATGGAGAAAAGGGCAGCATATCTGACTGCACATCTGATGAGGATGAATTTATTGATGGAGAATCTCTCAAGCAGCAAGTACAGGAAGCTGTTGGTTCGTTGGAGAGACGGCATAAATCAACCTCTCGGCAACACAAGAAATCACAGCGCAGCACTATAGATGGTTCAAATGATGCTATTGATCAGGAAGGCAAGAATATAATGGCAAATAATCTTGatggagaaaaaggaaaggaccACTGGGGTGCCTTTCAGAGCCTTCTCATGCAAGAAAGAGAGCCGAACTCTTTTGGAATTGAACCTGATCCTCCACAGATTCAGAGAGATGACATTACAGCTAAGAGCTATGAGGAGGGAAGGTCATTGGAGTTTAACCTGGGATCTGAGGGAATAAGGAAGCAGCGAGCATTATCAGATGATTCATTCATCGCAACAAAGAGGGATTCTGGTAATGAAGGTGAATCTCGTATTGAAAACTTTGAAGCTGGTGCAAATGCCCACCCAATGATAAAGAAAAGGGATAGCACATATGAGGAGTTGTTATTTTCTCAAAGAGCTGGAGAATCGGGGAACTATCCTATCATTGCTGATTACTCCACTGAATCTCCAATAcccaaaagtaaaaaagaagggGATTGGTTTATTAGCAGCCAACTGGACAGGTCAGTAAACATGGATGATCACAGAGACCATAAAGCATTCAGTTGTGATTATGATTCATCATTAACTGGTGAGCATTTCCAAActgagaaaaataagaaagatgtATTAGTGGATGACTCATTCATGATCCAAGCTCGACCTTTAGTAGATGATCAGTCTGATTCACTATTACGGACAGACATAAGCATTGCTCCAGATGTAGTTGAAGCTACTCAATATGAGAATGGTAGAACAGAGATTTCTCTTGATAAATCTAAGGTATTTCATGTCCATGAACCAGATGACCTTTACATGGTGCTTGGGCGGGATTCAGCTGCTGAGATTGCTCTATCATCTTGGACTCCAGAAATGGATTATGAAACAAATGCTGTTCAGGATAAGCTTCCTTCTAACAGTATGGACACCAATGGCAAAAAAGGTGGAAATCCTGGTAAAAAAGTTGCTGGTAAAGAAGCGAGGTCAAAAGTTCCTAATGGATCTCTTGGTAGGAGCAAATCTGACATCATGTCAAGGACGAAGAAACCAACTTCAGCAAGCAGAACCACACTTCTGAAGAGCAAATCTGAGAAG gaagaagaaaacaggaaGAGAATGGAGGAATTATCAATTGAACGTCAGAAGAGAATTGCAGAAAGGAGTTCTGGTGGCAGTGGTCCAGCGACATCTAAGAGAATCCCTGCAGGGAAAGTACCTACTGCTATTTCTATAAAGAATGAGAAGCCTAAAACCCAATCTCCAAGCCAAGATACGAAGAAACCAGTCTTTAGGAGTTCCACTATTGATCGCCTTGCTACTGCTCGGGCAACCCCAAAGTTGCCATCAACTGCATCAAAAGCTGCCCAACCCAAAAAGGCAACCTTGAAGGCAAATGTTTTATCACAAAAGGCTGCTGGTGCTGGAAATACTAGTCCAAACACGGTCAAGTCTGACATCAACCGAAAGAAGGATGGAACAATAGCCACAGCAGAGAAGCCTGTGGATTTAATACCGACACAAGCATCTCAATCTGCAGAAGGAATTAATGATTTCAAAGATATCAAGGAGTTGCAGAGTGTTTCTTCCGCAAAAAATAAGGCAGGAAATATGATTTCAGGAGATAGCTTAGATGATAAAGGCTGCAATGGTGATTCTCTCCACAAAGACTCATCTGCAGGTGACGAGGGATTCTCTAAAGTAGCTCCGGTTGTTTGTGAATACATAGAAACACCTGGTGATCATGGTGAGTACACATCTGAAACAACAATACATCGTGTGCCAGAGTCACCAAATAAGGCTCTGAACCTATGCGCTGTCAATATCAGAGAAAATGGTGGATTCAGTGAAATTTTGGAGTTACCTGAAAAATCTGAAATAGAAATATCGACCCCACCACCTGATGAAATAAACCCAGAACCAATCCACTCCAGGAAGAAATGGAACAGTGATGAGAACTCTCCTAAAGCTGCAAAAGGTTTTAGAAAGCTTCTTTTGTTTGGAAGGAAAGGCCGAGCCACTGCTGCAAACTGA
- the LOC133699638 gene encoding uncharacterized protein LOC133699638: MASKLLLITVFIFDLIAFGLAVAAEQRRSTATVRPDSEKDYSYCIYDSDIASGYGVGAFLFLLASQVLIMFASKCFCCGKPLSPGGSRACAVILFIVCWVFFFIAEICLFAGSIRNAYHTKYKNFFGENLDCPSLRKGVFAAGAAFTLFTAIVSEFYYVCYSRASDSFHPYSGDGGVGMGTYK, from the exons ATGGCTTCGAAACTACTGTTGATTACTGTCTTTATCTTCGATCTCATAGCATTTGGCTTGGCTGTTGCAGCTGAGCAGAGAAGAAGCACT GCCACTGTCCGACCAGATTCTGAAAAAGATTACAGTTACTGCATCTATGATTCAGACATTGCATCTGGCTATGGTGTTGGCGCATTTTTGTTCCTATTGGCTAGCCAAGTCCTTATTATGTTTGCCAGTAAATGTTTCTGCTGTGGCAAGCCTTTGAGTCCTGGAGGTTCAAGGGCTTGTGCAGTTATCCTGTTTATAGTCTGCTG GGTGTTTTTCTTCATTGCTGAAATATGCTTGTTTGCGGGTTCAATAAGGAATGCCTACCACACCAAGTACAAGAATTTTTTCGGTGAAAACCTGGATTGCCCATCATTGAGGAAAGGAGTTTTTGCAGCAGGAGCTGCTTTTACTTTGTTCACTGCCATAGTTTCCGAGTTCTACTATGTTTGCTATTCCAGGGCCAGTGACAGCTTCCATCCATACAGTGGAGACGGTGGTGTGGGTATGGGAACCTACAAGTGA